In Acidimicrobiia bacterium, the DNA window TACTCGTGGATCTCGGGCGATAGGAAGAACGACTTCGGGCTCATTTCCGCACCGTACACAGGAACGCAGGAGTCGACGCGTGCACGTCGCACGCACCTCACGCCGGCCTCGAGGCAGTTGTGGTGCGCGCTGCCCACTCTTCCTGGCGGGACCTCGCAGGTTGCGGTCCGCGACGAGAAACGACTTCGGAGGTCGCGTCGCAGGCACGCTCGGAAGCCGAAGCCGGCGTCACCACGCAACGCAAACCTCTCTGCGTAGCTGACACGAACGTCAGTCAGCGTTTACCATCCCGACACCCGCAGGCCCGGGGGGCCGCCTGCAATCCGGAGACCGCGTGACCGATCTGCAATCAGCCGGCCAGCCCGAGGGCAGCGCCGCTTCGCTCGCCGCCACCGTGCTCGACGAGGAGGCCGCCCGCCAGGCGGCCCAGGCTCGCGCCAAGGAACAGATCATCTTCCCGGACGACCTGCTTCCCGGCGTCAATTCCGAGCCGATCGATTTCAAGGACGCGTTCGCCAAGGGCGGCGTCTTCATGTTCGTGGTGCTGGGCCTGCTGATCTCCCTCGACCAGCTCACCCTGAACGCGGTCCAGACGCTCGAGCCCGAGCTGCGCTCGACGTTCCACATCAGCAGCGGCTCGGTCGTGTTCATCACGTCGGCGTCGAGCCTCTTCTACGCGCTGGGCGCGGTCCCGATGGGTTGGCTCGCCGACCGGATGAAGCGGGTGCCGATCGTCGCGTGCGCGAGCCTGGTGGCGGCGCTCTGCACGTTCCTCTCCGGACTGGCCGGCAGCGCGTTCGTCTTCTTCTGGATCGTCTGCGCCACCGGCATCGCGAAGGCGGACGGCATCGCGGTACACCAGCCGCTCCTGGCCGACAACTATCCGATCGGCATCCGGGCTCGGATGTCGGCCGCCCTGAACATCGGCCAGCAGGTGCTCGGGAACATCAGCCCGGTACTCGTCGGCGCGATCGCAACCTGGGTCGGAGGCAAGGAAGGCTGGCGCTGGGCGTTCTTCGTGCTCGGCATTCCGGGCGGCATCGTCGCGATCGCAGCGTTCTTCATGCGTGAGCCCCCGCGCGGACAGTACGAGAAGGACGACGTCCTCGGCGAGGTCATCGAGGACGAGAACCCGATGCAGCCGTCGATGGAGGCCGCGTTCGCGAGGCTGAAGAAGATCGCCACGGTGCGCACGTCGATCGCCGCGTTCGCGGCGCTCGGTTTCGGAATCTTCGCGCTCGGCAGCCTGCAGGTGCTCTACCTGAACGACACGCTGCACGTCACCAACACGTTGCACCGCGGATTCATCCTCAGTCTGGCCGGCTGGTCCGCGGTCCCGTTCCTCTATCCGGTCGGCCGCTACTTCGACCGCACCTACCGGAAGAATCCGGCGAAGGCGCTCACGCTCGTCGGGCTGCTCATCCTGCCGTCCGCGCTGTTCACGCCGTTGCAGGTGTCGACGCACAGCACGACGATGTTCGTCATCTGGGGCATCCCGCAGGCGGTGCTCACGGCGTGCGCGTTCGCGATGGTCACGCCGGTGCTGCAGGCCGTGTGCCCGTACCGGCTCCGCGGGCTCGGGATCGCGATGGGCGTGATGTACATCGTGTTCATCGGCGGATTCGGCGGCGCGATCCTCGCCGACTTCTTCACCAACTCTTTCGGTGTGCGCACGACCGTGTTCATCCTCCTGGTGCCGACCAGCATCATCGGCAGCCTCCTCCTGATGAACGGCGCCCGGTTCATCCGCCACGACCTCTCGCTCGTCGTCGAGGAACTCCTCGAAGAACAAGAGGAGCAACGCAAGCGCTCGGTCGAAGGCGCCAGCACTCCGGTGCTGCAAATGGTCAACACCGACTTCTCCTACGGTCCCGTACAGGTCCTGTTCGACGTCAACTTCGAGATCCATCGCGGTGAATGCGTCGCCCTGCTCGGCACGAACGGCGCGGGCAAGTCGACGATTCTGCGCTGCATCAGCGGGCTCGAGGTGCCCGAGCGTGGAGTCCTGCGACTCCACGGTCGCAACATCACGTTCGTCGCCCCGGAGCAACGCGTGAAGCACGGGATCGTGCAGCTTCCCGGCGGGAAGGGCGTGTTCCCCAGCCTCACGGTCATGCAGAACCTCACCGTCGCGGCGCGGCTACGCGGCGGCACGAGTGACGAGCTCGAGGCCCGCATCGCGAACGTGCTCGAACTGTTCCCCGAGCTCGCCGAACGGCCCAAGCAGCAGGCGCGGAGTCTCTCCGGCGGCCAGCAGCAGATGCTCGCACTCAGCCGGGCGCTGATGCAGGAGCCCGAGATCCTCTTGATCGACGAGCTCTCGCTCGGCCTCGCGCCCGTCATCGTCCAGCGGCTGCTCGAGCTCGTCGACCAGCTCCGCGCCCGCGGCCAGACCATGATCATCGTCGAACAGTCGTTGAACGTCGCCCTCGCGATCTCCGACCGGGCCATCTTCCTGGAAAAGGGTCAGGTCAAGTTCGAAGGTGACGCACAGGAGCTCATGGAGCGCGACGACCTCGCCCGCGCGGTCTTCTTCGGCACCGAAGGCGGCTGATGCTCGCCTCGTTCTTCCAGCCTCAGATCACGACTGCAAACCTGCTGTTCATCGGCGTGGTGCAGGGGTTGATCATCTCGGTGCTCGCAATGGCAATCGTGCTGATCTACCGGTCGACGCGCATCATCAACTTTGCAGTCGCCGACATCGGCCTCCCCGCGGCCGC includes these proteins:
- a CDS encoding MFS transporter, translated to MTDLQSAGQPEGSAASLAATVLDEEAARQAAQARAKEQIIFPDDLLPGVNSEPIDFKDAFAKGGVFMFVVLGLLISLDQLTLNAVQTLEPELRSTFHISSGSVVFITSASSLFYALGAVPMGWLADRMKRVPIVACASLVAALCTFLSGLAGSAFVFFWIVCATGIAKADGIAVHQPLLADNYPIGIRARMSAALNIGQQVLGNISPVLVGAIATWVGGKEGWRWAFFVLGIPGGIVAIAAFFMREPPRGQYEKDDVLGEVIEDENPMQPSMEAAFARLKKIATVRTSIAAFAALGFGIFALGSLQVLYLNDTLHVTNTLHRGFILSLAGWSAVPFLYPVGRYFDRTYRKNPAKALTLVGLLILPSALFTPLQVSTHSTTMFVIWGIPQAVLTACAFAMVTPVLQAVCPYRLRGLGIAMGVMYIVFIGGFGGAILADFFTNSFGVRTTVFILLVPTSIIGSLLLMNGARFIRHDLSLVVEELLEEQEEQRKRSVEGASTPVLQMVNTDFSYGPVQVLFDVNFEIHRGECVALLGTNGAGKSTILRCISGLEVPERGVLRLHGRNITFVAPEQRVKHGIVQLPGGKGVFPSLTVMQNLTVAARLRGGTSDELEARIANVLELFPELAERPKQQARSLSGGQQQMLALSRALMQEPEILLIDELSLGLAPVIVQRLLELVDQLRARGQTMIIVEQSLNVALAISDRAIFLEKGQVKFEGDAQELMERDDLARAVFFGTEGG